One Solanum lycopersicum chromosome 4, SLM_r2.1 DNA window includes the following coding sequences:
- the LOC104646782 gene encoding receptor kinase-like protein Xa21, whose translation MSLAFEDKNLMGAIPSEVGKLEQLQGLYLYGNKLQGNIPEGEVPHDIEDHCKTRSFCGYFILCDIIDGVVSLDNNETKDERKFQRRGKGGSGSVYKGTLSSGTVVAIKVLDLQNDEVCKRFDTECEVMRNVRHKNLISVITTCSSEYIRAFVLQYIPNGSLENWLYREDCHLNLLQRVNIMLDVAVAIEYLHHSHYTPIVHCDLKPDNVLLDEEMVAHVGDFGIS comes from the exons ATGTCGCTAGCATTTGAGGATAAAAACTTGATGGGAGCCATTCCATCTGAAGTCGGTAAGCTTGAACAACTCCAAGGTCTGTATCTTTATGGCAACAAATTGCAAGGGAATATTCCAGAG GGAGAAGTTCCACATGATATTGAAGACCATTGTAAAACTAGATCTTTCTG TGGTTACTTCATCCTTTGTGATATTATTGATGGTGTTGTTAGCTTGGATAATAATGAAACAAAAGACGAAAGGAAATTCCAAAGACGTGGAAAAG GAGGTTCTGGCTCTGTGTACAAAGGTACATTATCTAGTGGAACTGTGGTGGCAATAAAGGTTCTCGATTTGCAAAATGATGAAGTATGCAAGAGGTTTGATACTGAATGTGAAGTGATGAGAAATGTTAGGCACAAAAACCTTATTTCAGTGATTACTACTTGTTCTAGTGAATACATAAGAGCCTTTGTTCTGCAGTATATTCCCAATGGAAGTCTTGAGAATTGGTTGTACAGAGAAGATTGCCACTTGAACCTTCTTCAAAGAGTCAACATAATGCTTGATGTGGCTGTGGCAATTGAATATCTACACCACAGTCATTATACTCCAATAGTTCATTGCGACCTAAAGCCAGACAACGTTCTTTTGGATGAAGAAATGGTGGCACATGTTGGTGATTTTGGCATCTCTTAA